gtatatatatatatatatatatatatgtatgtatgtatgtatgtatatatatatatatatatatatatatgtatgtatgtatgtatgtatatatatatatatatatatatatatgtatgtatgtatatatatatatatatatatatatatatatgtatgtatgtatgtatgtatatatatatatatatatatgtatgtatgtatgtatgtatatatatatatatatatatgtatgtatgtatgtatgtatgtatatatatatatgtatgtatgtatgtatgtatatatatatatatatatatgtatgtatgtatgtatatatatatatatatatatatatatatatatatatatatatatatatatgtatgtatgtatgtatgtatgtatatatatatatatatatatatatatgtatatatatttatatgtatgtatgtatgtatgtatgtatgtatgtatatatatatatatatatatatatatatatatatatatatgtatgtatatatatatacagaaaTGCAGTATATGAGGTAAAGAAAGACATTCAAAGATCTTTGGATCTTGGCTCTTTCTTCTGACAAGGTCCCCAACACCTCCGACTGAAATGCAGCCTCAAACCACGACAAGTTCtctactgtgttttacagatgtctGAAGACACTCACTGTTGGACCTTGTATAAAgcgttgtataaagcgctttgagtgctcagtgagagtagaaaagagctatataagaaccagtccatttaccatttaccatttctttGGACCTCTCTATATTGACAGTTTTAACCAGAAAtttcacatttggattcatcactatATAAGACTtgctgccactgattttcagtcagaTTTCTTCTTCAATTTAGCATACAGATTTTTCTCACTGTCTCTGTTACTTAAGGATGGCTTTTTAACAGCCATCTTTGTGCTGTAGACAGTTTTTCAGGACTGTCACTTCTTCTGTTCTCCACTTATCCAGTTTTCGCAGATTATATCATATCATCATAAAGGTTATGCCTATGAAACTGTTATTATTgaaattttgttttcttgaaagACTggtagtaacaaagtgcctacaTAATTCAGGGTTAAGAAAGAGATTTCGGGATGTCATTCCTGGAATCCGCTGGAAATACTTACCTTCTGCCCTGAGTGCTCCAATTACCACAGAAACCACTGTCACCTCCactctccacatcttctcgagctcaacaaacaaaagaaaacaataaattcagtaatccccccccccccccgcaaaaaaacaacaacaaacaaaacaaaaacaaaaaacaaaacaagacaaaaaccctagaacaaaacaaacaaatatttaactGGATAGACATTTAACAACTTTCACTTGAACAGCAGGTGGCGGTATGCCCCGTTCAATAGTCTGTTCATAAAACCAAGGCAGAAGAAGAAGTAGGAGCAAACTTGCCCGCCAATTTCGAAGGATGTAAACAGTGCCGTCTTTCTCCTTTGCTCTTTCTGCCTCTGCTAATCAAAATGttgtgaaaaatatattttaccaGGAAACTGAGAATATTCGGCTGTCAACCATGAATTCCAGTGGGAAAGGTAACGTAGCACAAATGCATGTTTTCGTTGTTCAGCTAACAGGAGTAAAATTAGCTTAAACGCTACTATGAAACTCGATGCCAGGCATTTAAGGAAGCTCTAAGCATGATACGTGAACGCTGTATTAATGAAGCTGTAGCTCTAAAAACAATTTACAAAGCTAAATCAACATCTAACATTGTCATGATTTTGTTAACAGGGTCTGCTGATTCAACTCACCTTGCTGCCAGGTAATCATACTTTGTCACGCCATCTGGTTTTTTAGTTTAAAACGCTAACGCTACAAACTGAAAAGGATAACGGTAACATGAAACCAGAGCTGCTTCGTACTAAAACGACCGTAACTCTGTTGCAGCCAAGAAGAATCAAAAGCAAACTGTTTCCCTCCTTATGATTAGGAGTTCAGTGAGTAAATGTAATGACCAAAGTAAGTTATTTGGTCACATCGTTAGGATTGATCTCTACCAGGGCTGTAATTTGTATGGATTAGGAAGCACCCAGGCTCACAAACTCTGTTGGTGTAATCTGtttgtgaaaataaatttcttaaCCGTATGCAGCACATTTATggagcagtaaaataaaaatgagctaATGCAATAATGCACACAGGCTATTGTTCAAGCTTCCCAAATCGAAAAGTGTAAGGCAAAAGTCTGTGAATAGCAATGCTCTTAGATTTCCATGCTGGGCTAaatttttttctgcttaaatTTCTGTGTCAGTCAGGATTGTCATGAGCAGTCAAAATGGTTGCAACTGAACCTACTTAAAAGTATTTGTCTTGTTTCTGAAAACATCAGTTAAGCATAAATGAATCACTAACATCATGTTTGTGGTGTTGTTGCTGGTACGGTGTGTTGCTAATGAGGTCTTTGCCACTTTGACTGTTATTTTGATGCTTTTGGAAAGACAATAGTTATAGTTAAAACAACCATGTAGTAAATTAGCAGCTGCTCTTTTTAACAGTGTTTAACTCTTGCCATCTTCACCTTAAATATCTTGCTTTATGTTGTGTTATTTTCTGGGCTTAAAGCAGTGAGAGCGACTCCATTAAAGTCTTTGTCCGAGTGCGACCTCTGACCCGGGACACTGGGCTGACCACAGATGGCGATCAGAAGCTGTGTCTCTCTGTCACTTCACCAAACACCATCCGTCTGCTCTCAAAACCAGAACCGCGAACCTTCACCTATGATCATGTTGCTGACATGGACACCACACAGGTTTGATGCACATTATTGATTATTCTGTTAGAAAAATGTCACTGTTAAAATTAAGTGTCTAAATATAACTAGACTGATCTGAGATGTAGCTTTTATGGCTAAAAAAGTAATTTAACCTTTTTCCAGGATGCTGTATTTTCCAGTGTGGCCAAGAATATTGTTGAGTCGTGCATGAATGGATATAACGGTACAATATTTGCCTAGTAAGTGATCTTCCCATTCTTTACTTCATAAAATCAATTTATGGCACAGCCAGTCTTCAGTGTGCTTAATGTGGATTACCCATTTGGTTCCTTATTGGTCTCCTCTTTTGCAGTGGACAAACAGGCTCTGGAAAAACCTTCACCATGCTTGGTGCGGCTTCTGTAATATCACTTACATTTTAGAATAAATATGATCGAACAATCATATAACCTAAAAtaatttttctctcttttgcttCAGGGCCATCCGAGCTGGATAATTTCACAGATGATCTAAGGGGGGTCATTCCTCGAAGTTTTGAGTACCTGTTTTTTCTCATCAACAGGGAAGTGGAAAGGGTGAGCTCTAACATTTTATTATCTTGAAAGACATAAACCTATTGTTCAAATTTGTTCTTTAAATGAagttttcacttcttctcccctccccctccccaacAGTCTTCTCAGTCCAAGAGTTTCCTCTGCAAATGTTCATTTATTGAGATATACAATGAACAAATTTATGACCTTCTGGACACGGCCTCAGCCAGCCTTTTTCTCAGGGAGAACATCAAGAAAGGCGTGTTTGTTGAGGGAGTCGTGGAGAAGTTTGTGAACTCAGCGGCTGAAGCGTACCAGGTATAAAGTCCCAGTTTGTTGTGACTGATGGTTCTTATGTTTACTGTCTAACCAATTAGAGTGCATGAAACCTTTATATTCTTGTATGTGAATTATCCagtttcataaaaacaaaaaacaagctgtGGGACTGTATAGAATAtgtgttttaaaccatttagGTGCTCTCTATGGGCTGGCGCAATCGACGTGTGGCCTCTACCTCGATGAATCGCGAGTCTTCGAGATCCCACGCAGTGTTCACTATGACTTTGGAGTCCAAGGAGTCCATCAATGAAGTGGTGAACATCCGAATGTCTCAGCTGAACCTGGTTGATCTGGCAGGGTCCGAGAggcagaaagacacacacacagagggttCGAGATTGAAGGTGAAGGCTTTGTGTTTTAATGCCTTCACACTATTGGACCTACATTGTTTTCTGGTCTCTAAAAGCTGCTGTctgctctgcttctgttgcTCAGGAGGCCAGCAGTATCAATCGCTCCCTCATGTGCCTTGGCCAGGTGATCATGGCGCTGGTGGACGTGTCTAATGGGAAGAATCGCCACATCTGCTACAGGGATTCAAAGCTCACCTTTCTGCTCAGGGTATGTGTAGATGCAAATTCGGGAGGATGTAGCATGGAAATAATAGCAGAGGAATTGCAGACATGCGCCACGGTCAGGGATTATTGTTGCAGTGCTTGATTTTTAAggttttctctctttattttagGTCTTAACTTGCAAATGTGATTTCCTAGGTTGTAGAGTATGGATTGCAGTGAATATAtgagatttttaaaatttcacagTGTAATTTCTGGGGAAttatatgtgaaattatgtTCAGAGATATTAACAAATCTATTGTCACTGTAATTTCAGGATTCTCTTGGAGGGAATGCCAAGACTTACATCATAGCCAACGTCCACCCTGGTTCAAAGTGTTTTGGAGAAACATTGTCCACCCTGCAGTTTGCCCAGAGAGCAAAGTTGATCAAAAATAAGGTATAACTCATAGGAGCCAAATActtaattaaaatgaattaacAAGTGTGTCTTGATTTCTcgctacagtttttttttttttcttcctatctATGTATAATTATTGTGCCTTGCCAGGCTGTCATCAATGAAGACACACAGGGAAATGTGAAGCAGCTGCAGGCTGAAGTGAAGAAGCTAAAGGAGCAGCTTGCACAGGCGCTCACATCTCAGGGAGTGGACTATGGGAGAGACGTAGCACCAGGAGGACCTGAACTTCACATGGGTAACAATGAATCAAACATATGTTAATGTTCAGCCCGTTAACAACCTGTTTAAACCGTTTTAGAGTTCAGCATAGactaagtttttgttttttgtgtttttttaaacaaatgtaattctagCCAATCCAGGCTCATCCATCGAGACTCATCATGATGTCTCATATAAAGCAAAGTTTATGTCTGCTGTTCGTCTGTGGAAGAAACAAGATGAGGAAAAAAAGGCAAGATGaggcttttatttgtttattttgccaCTTATTTTAAAAACCTATAGTGAAACTTACAGTTACGTTTGATTGTTCTCAGGCGCTACTCACCAAGGTGGCCCAACTAGAGGAGGCCTGGGCGCAAAAAGACAAGTTTATCCATTCCAGCCGAATGATTGTCAGGTTTCGAGAAGACCACATCTCTCGCTTGGAGAAAAAACTGAAGGCAGGGGAAAACTCGCTGTCAGACAAGGACTCTCAGGCTCTGATTGATCAGCTGAAAGAAGAGATTAAGATCTTGAAGGATCAGGTAAAAATGTCAGCCCACTGGTTAAATTAAAGGCTTTGAAACTATATCTGCATATTGTATAGATgcaagctgtaggagaaactaAAGTCAAAAGACACTCCAGtggtatatatatttttcttcatACAACATCATGGCAAAAGCTGGGTTACATGTGCCATAATTAATTTCTCACTTTCTTCACCACCacactttttaattattttttttaaaacacacttcTGCCTTGAACAAGGTTGAACATCACCCAAAGATGACTCGCTACGCTGCGGAGAATTACAGCCTCAGAGAGGAGAACCGTCAGCTACGGTCGCTTGAATCAGTGGTGAAAGCTCAAGAAGTTGCAGCTCAAGTTGCTGTTGAGATTGAAGAGGCCTTTCAGAAAGCTGTGGAGTCAGAGAGACCAACAGAAAGTAAGATTGCCATCCAAAAATTGGAGAATTATGCTTGAAAAACTGTGAATTATAATatactgttgtttttaattatcACTTGTTGCTCCACAGCTTCAGAAGTCTCTTCAGCCTCTGTGGCTACAGATACCACCTCGGCAGCGACAATTGAGAAACTCAATGCCAAGCTCCTTCAGAAACAGTCAGACCTGACAGGCGCCCTTCAGGCTTTTGAAGAGTACAAAGATGTCACCAAGTAAGAGTTAAAGAGGTTCTTTAATATAAATCTGATGTTAACATCCCTTCTACCTCTTGTAGAAGAGGTATCATATATGAAAACACAgctcagctttaatttctgtgtcaaaaatgtatttaaaaatatttttaatatgtaTTATTTAAATCACAAGTATTCCACCCTAAACTTCACAAAGCTTAAAGTGGTGCTTTGTGTTTCAGGAAGCAGATGGCTCAGCTCGAGTCTGAGAAACGATACCTTGAGAAGTCCAACAAACATTTGGAGAAGATTCTGGAAGCTACAAATGCTTATAACAAACAGGAGGTTTCTGAACTGAACCGAATTCATGTTGAAACTCTAAAGGTTAGTCGTTGCAGAAATGACTATATAACTATAAGGTAACATTAGGTCCAATCTCTATTTAGGATTATGAAAAAATGAATTGGGCTTCAATAATGAAATATCTATTGTACCAGATTCTCAGCACGCCCACCAGAGGATACAACTTGCGGTCCCGCCTCGTGCCACTCTCCAGCCCGGAGCACCTGAATGGGACGGACAATAATGAAGACGGCATTTGGTCGGAGCAGCCTCCATCAGACATGACTGAGATGGCCCTGACGGAGGAACTGCGTCAAGTGCAGGTAAAGCAGTGTGGATTTTTGTCTGCACATACTATGCAAACAAAATGACCGCATAAAGTCCACTTATTGTGTTAAACTTTTTCTGATTTGTCATCAGGATCAAGCTAGCCGCATCCAGGCGCAGTTGAATGAAGAGGAGCTGAAGAACAGCAAGCTGCTGCAAGAAATCGCCAAACTTGAGGAACAGGTGGCTGTGATAACTCAAGAAACTGACCACAAGGACGAGGTAGAAATTTTTAATTTGCATGAAAAATTGGAAAAtgtcctttaaaaaacaaaacaattccCTGTCCTGATTTCCTGATTATTTACACTGTTGTACAGCAACTTTCTACTGAAAGAAATAACTGGAATAAAGATCAACTCGGTCTGCAAGAAACTATTAACAACCTGCAACAGAGCCTTCAGTCTGAACAGCAAGCTGCAGAAGGTTGGTCTGTGATGTTTCTACTGATTGCATGAACTTGTGCTCATCTTAAGAAATGTAAGAACTTTTGACTTTAGCCAGCGATGGGAAAAGTTTGCCACGGTCCTTTTGCACTTCTTTCAGTTCTGAGGAGCGAGATCCGTGACCTGCGCTTGGTGCTGCAGTCGTCCGAtaaggagctggcctctgtgaAGAACAAGCTAATAGACAGTCAGAgtgagcagcagagagagatgaGTCAGCTCTCCAACAGTCTGATCAGCACACAGCTCCAACTTGACAAAGTCCAGTAAGCATGAGTCTAATACTGGGGtggacaacatttttttttttttttttttttcttttcttagagAGCCATGCTGTGTAGAACCACATGTAGAACAACTGAATTGAAGTTGATGAAAATGATGCTGAATTATGGAAAGTCTGTTTAAAACAAATCTGTGTTGATGTTGTTTCAAAAGCAAGaactttcaattcagtttaggATTGTGTTAATACTGATAAATGTGCCTTCTCCATAAATTCATTATAATGGTGCTGTGTGTTACAAAACTGTGTGACATTTAGCTTTATGGGAACATCTTTCAGTTAAGACTATCAAATCAACTCACGTTAAACATGTAGTTGAAGGAAAATGTGTGTGGCCATCACCAGAGAGCTGTAACGGTTCATTACAGAAAACAGTTTGCCCAGTTCCCTCTGTTTGAATCCAGTTAAATAGCAGAAAAGCAGCCAATAAAGTAGAGGGGGCTGGATTCAAGTGGTTCTTATTTTTACAGTGCTGTGGCCTCATTAGTATGTTGATGTGTTC
Above is a window of Oreochromis niloticus isolate F11D_XX linkage group LG19, O_niloticus_UMD_NMBU, whole genome shotgun sequence DNA encoding:
- the kif15 gene encoding kinesin-like protein KIF15 isoform X2: MNSSGKGSADSTHLAASESDSIKVFVRVRPLTRDTGLTTDGDQKLCLSVTSPNTIRLLSKPEPRTFTYDHVADMDTTQDAVFSSVAKNIVESCMNGYNGTIFAYGQTGSGKTFTMLGPSELDNFTDDLRGVIPRSFEYLFFLINREVERSSQSKSFLCKCSFIEIYNEQIYDLLDTASASLFLRENIKKGVFVEGVVEKFVNSAAEAYQVLSMGWRNRRVASTSMNRESSRSHAVFTMTLESKESINEVVNIRMSQLNLVDLAGSERQKDTHTEGSRLKEASSINRSLMCLGQVIMALVDVSNGKNRHICYRDSKLTFLLRDSLGGNAKTYIIANVHPGSKCFGETLSTLQFAQRAKLIKNKAVINEDTQGNVKQLQAEVKKLKEQLAQALTSQGVDYGRDVAPGGPELHMANPGSSIETHHDVSYKAKFMSAVRLWKKQDEEKKALLTKVAQLEEAWAQKDKFIHSSRMIVRFREDHISRLEKKLKAGENSLSDKDSQALIDQLKEEIKILKDQVEHHPKMTRYAAENYSLREENRQLRSLESVVKAQEVAAQVAVEIEEAFQKAVESERPTETSEVSSASVATDTTSAATIEKLNAKLLQKQSDLTGALQAFEEYKDVTKKQMAQLESEKRYLEKSNKHLEKILEATNAYNKQEVSELNRIHVETLKILSTPTRGYNLRSRLVPLSSPEHLNGTDNNEDGIWSEQPPSDMTEMALTEELRQVQDQASRIQAQLNEEELKNSKLLQEIAKLEEQVAVITQETDHKDEQLSTERNNWNKDQLGLQETINNLQQSLQSEQQAAEVLRSEIRDLRLVLQSSDKELASVKNKLIDSQSEQQREMSQLSNSLISTQLQLDKVQLEWEQLLEQHRTLQDSFDQLQAEAKFEADQSRQQLDDRQKEIDELKAEIMKLNNSLQTEQAHTNTLVSQLKENKESTSKELLETVEQNTQLKKQVSDLITQNQQQASTLADLEQNLTSAKESIKSLEQKTEQDKDVVLDLINQTRDLRSELSQKDQTIVHLTEDIRDLTAKCNAACCERDNIKEQNCKMQEEICDLKETLDRRVASNKIEVEVLQEEIVYATEEVERLTKVLDEQNSLLQASQAQTAKKDVIIQNLQQKLQRQQEAVEKTIRNGAFQPPVEPTVTPKSFPRTPRTPGSFNRDLSQVLEIQERELENRRSSMMTMEILLSELNAERAAKNEEIERLKTQLSEKEMVRMEIQALLDKFYTKQNQMTQNGNNNGEELNEAFKHSILKELDEERAEKSKMMQKLSETQKKLQAQESMLVQSQTCIQELTTELRNRCLELRETNQRVVEEEKFIQEIEVLRKQNIKLSEENGKLVGHKNHKQRIEYLVKLKKDNTKLQEENEKLRTEISLMRENTGCPPLEINL
- the kif15 gene encoding kinesin-like protein KIF15 isoform X1, with the protein product MNSSGKGSADSTHLAASSESDSIKVFVRVRPLTRDTGLTTDGDQKLCLSVTSPNTIRLLSKPEPRTFTYDHVADMDTTQDAVFSSVAKNIVESCMNGYNGTIFAYGQTGSGKTFTMLGPSELDNFTDDLRGVIPRSFEYLFFLINREVERSSQSKSFLCKCSFIEIYNEQIYDLLDTASASLFLRENIKKGVFVEGVVEKFVNSAAEAYQVLSMGWRNRRVASTSMNRESSRSHAVFTMTLESKESINEVVNIRMSQLNLVDLAGSERQKDTHTEGSRLKEASSINRSLMCLGQVIMALVDVSNGKNRHICYRDSKLTFLLRDSLGGNAKTYIIANVHPGSKCFGETLSTLQFAQRAKLIKNKAVINEDTQGNVKQLQAEVKKLKEQLAQALTSQGVDYGRDVAPGGPELHMANPGSSIETHHDVSYKAKFMSAVRLWKKQDEEKKALLTKVAQLEEAWAQKDKFIHSSRMIVRFREDHISRLEKKLKAGENSLSDKDSQALIDQLKEEIKILKDQVEHHPKMTRYAAENYSLREENRQLRSLESVVKAQEVAAQVAVEIEEAFQKAVESERPTETSEVSSASVATDTTSAATIEKLNAKLLQKQSDLTGALQAFEEYKDVTKKQMAQLESEKRYLEKSNKHLEKILEATNAYNKQEVSELNRIHVETLKILSTPTRGYNLRSRLVPLSSPEHLNGTDNNEDGIWSEQPPSDMTEMALTEELRQVQDQASRIQAQLNEEELKNSKLLQEIAKLEEQVAVITQETDHKDEQLSTERNNWNKDQLGLQETINNLQQSLQSEQQAAEVLRSEIRDLRLVLQSSDKELASVKNKLIDSQSEQQREMSQLSNSLISTQLQLDKVQLEWEQLLEQHRTLQDSFDQLQAEAKFEADQSRQQLDDRQKEIDELKAEIMKLNNSLQTEQAHTNTLVSQLKENKESTSKELLETVEQNTQLKKQVSDLITQNQQQASTLADLEQNLTSAKESIKSLEQKTEQDKDVVLDLINQTRDLRSELSQKDQTIVHLTEDIRDLTAKCNAACCERDNIKEQNCKMQEEICDLKETLDRRVASNKIEVEVLQEEIVYATEEVERLTKVLDEQNSLLQASQAQTAKKDVIIQNLQQKLQRQQEAVEKTIRNGAFQPPVEPTVTPKSFPRTPRTPGSFNRDLSQVLEIQERELENRRSSMMTMEILLSELNAERAAKNEEIERLKTQLSEKEMVRMEIQALLDKFYTKQNQMTQNGNNNGEELNEAFKHSILKELDEERAEKSKMMQKLSETQKKLQAQESMLVQSQTCIQELTTELRNRCLELRETNQRVVEEEKFIQEIEVLRKQNIKLSEENGKLVGHKNHKQRIEYLVKLKKDNTKLQEENEKLRTEISLMRENTGCPPLEINL